The following proteins are encoded in a genomic region of Trypanosoma brucei gambiense DAL972 chromosome 8, complete sequence:
- a CDS encoding endonuclease G, putative yields the protein MHRITVRLMPTDTCTVIPLTPSITLCGINCRKKHTMAVSASSVGRAFAFLGTALAGGAIGMVVERGGWFGVDKCHPSPVPYQQMTERTSPEVLHVQCPQPAYPKERCNEDGGETTPFVLRLTSKGLPSNDHLRYYKGFVSSLNYERRIPNWVLEYIPGTTTAADSVVTADNDLVNASAAEAQRDGMRFFADMTVPQLFRVQPGDYIGGGRGQHSRGLSRGHLAAAQFHKSSTVELAQTFNMNANTVPQDMTMNAVDWLRLENLTRKLRRYYERGLWVVTGPVFHPRLVDGDVRTWRWAEPSQCPSPVKPVSSGVLASGEHCHCGNDKAAVHLRKIVCYELVGKRDVAVPTHLFKVILGERADGAHEAAAFLMPNEPIAVERPLTAYQVPVVEIERLTGLEFFRNVAAAGSDARFWGRELDALPNICRRVVCEARTTGMFRSYRDVARLRAAGSLPELQRVYSILLAEQQQKCGNTAGITVALDGVVAQEYRERLRELMAVSTNDTG from the coding sequence ATGCATCGCATCACCGTACGGCTCATGCCCACTGATACGTGCACTGTCATCCCACTTACTCCTTCTATTACACTTTGTGGCATCAACTGCAGGAAGAAGCATACGATGGCGGTTTCTGCTTCCTCCGTGGGACGTGCCTTTGCCTTCCTTGGTACGGCGTTGGCGGGAGGCGCGATAGGAATGGTTGTGGAGCGTGGTGGTTGGTTTGGTGTGGACAAATGCCATCCATCGCCTGTTCCGTATCAACAGATGACTGAGCGCACAAGTCCAGAGGTGTTACACGTGCAATGCCCACAGCCCGCATACCCCAAGGAGAGGTGTAACGAAGATGGTGGGGAAACTACTCCTTTCGTGCTAAGACTTACAAGCAAGGGACTTCCGTCCAACGATCACCTGCGCTACTACAAAGGCTTTGTTTCCAGTCTGAATTATGAGCGTCGTATCCCTAATTGGGTGTTGGAGTACATCCCCGGCACGACCACTGCTGCTGATTCAGTGGTCACCGCCGATAACGACTTAGTAAACGCTTCCGCAGCGGAAGCCCAGCGAGATGGAATGAGGTTCTTTGCGGACATGACGGTGCCTCAGTTGTTCCGCGTGCAGCCCGGTGACTATATTGGGGGTGGCAGGGGACAGCACTCACGAGGCCTCAGCCGAGGTCACCTTGCTGCCGCACAGTTTCACAAGAGCTCTACTGTTGAGTTGGCTCAGACCTTTAACATGAATGCGAACACTGTACCACAGGACATGACAATGAATGCTGTCGACTGGCTGCGGTTGGAAAACCTCACACGGAAGTTGCGGCGGTATTATGAGAGGGGATTGTGGGTAGTGACGGGACCTGTCTTCCACCCGCGGCTCGTGGATGGTGATGTGCGCACGTGGCGGTGGGCGGAACCATCGCAATGTCCGTCTCCAGTAAAACCTGTGAGTAGCGGAGTGTTGGCTTCTGGAGAACACTGCCACTGTGGAAATGACAAGGCAGCAGTGCACTTGCGGAAGATTGTCTGCTATGAGCTTGTGGGCAAGCGAGACGTTGCGGTCCCCACACACCTTTTCAAAGTTATATTAGGTGAGCGAGCGGACGGGGCACATGAAGCTGCTGCCTTCCTAATGCCGAACGAACCGATTGCCGTGGAGCGGCCTCTCACAGCTTACCAGGTGCCTGTGGTAGAAATCGAGCGACTGACGGGTTTGGAGTTCTTTCGGAATGTGGCCGCTGCTGGGTCAGACGCGCGGTTCTGGGGGCGGGAACTGGATGCTCTGCCAAATATTTGCAGACGCGTGGTGTGTGAAGCACGTACCACAGGAATGTTTCGCTCGTACCGAGACGTGGCGCGTCTACGGGCGGCGGGTTCTCTTCCTGAATTGCAGCGTGTTTATAGCATCCTGCTTGcagaacagcagcagaagtgTGGCAACACAGCCGGAATAACAGTTGCTCTGGATGGGGTTGTAGCACAGGAATATAGAGAGCGCCTGAGGGAACTAATGGCTGTGTCGACCAACGACACCGGTTAA